The DNA segment GCGACGCACCGAGACGGCGCTGGTGTTCCAATTGGGCAAGAAGGAAGCGCCCTTGCTGTTGGAGGTGCTCAGCCGTTACCCGGTGCTGAGCACCGGCTATCAACCGTTGAGCAAACACGCGCCCCGCGAGGAAGCAAAACAACGGGCGGATCAGCAGATGCTGGAGGAGGCGCTCGCGGTGCAGAAAGCCGAGAACCGCCTGCGGTTGGCAAAGTTCCTGGGCCTACCGGAGCGGTTCAAACCCAACGCCGCCGGGTGCAAATTCACGCTGGAACTCAGCGAGGTGGAATGGTTCCTGCAAATATTGAATGATTTGCGCGTGGGCAGTTGGTATGCCGCCGGCGCGCCGGAGGATTTGGATGCCAATAAGCTCGAAATCAGCGAAAAGACGCTGCCGCATCTCTGGGCGATGGATGTGAGCGGGTTCTTCCAAGCGAATATCCTGGAGGCATTGGAATAAATTTAACCGATGACAGACCCGATGCGTCTATGATATTGAAACCGCGCACGCAGCATGGCATTTGATCCGAATAAAGATATGAACGAAGGCGCCAAAGGGCAACCCCGGCCCTTCGGACGCTTTTATTTGCATGAGTTGATCAATAGCGGCGGCATGGCGGATATCTGGGTGGCCACCGACGCGCAAGGGCAGACATACGCGCTGCGCCGGATGCATGACAAATTCCGGTTTAATTTCATCGCTCGCGGGCGGTTCACCCGCGGGTGCGAGATTCTGGCGTCGTTGCCGCCCCATGAGGGGATCGTAAGGTATCTGGACCACGGCAAAATGGAGAGCACGCTGTACCTGCTGATGGAGTACGTGGAAAGCTCGAACCTGAAATTGTTGCAGGCGCGCAATGACCCGCTGTTTTCGGAGAATATCGCGAATATCCTGATTGATATGTCCGTCGCGCTGGAACACATGCACGACAATCATGTGATGCACCTGGATTTCAAGCCGGAGAATGTCATCATGACCCGCAGCGGGGCGATCCGGCTGGTGGATTTCGACCTTTGCCAACCCATTCCGGAGAAACCCAAGAAAACCTCGCGCAACCCCGGCACCCCGCACTACATGGCCCCGGAACAATTGCAGCGCAAACCGATGGATCATCGCGCGGATATCTTTGCATTCGGCGTCACAGCATACGAGTTGCTGACGTATCAGAAGCCGTTCCCCGGCGAAACCCCGGATGAAGTATTACGCCGCCAGTTAGCCCGCACCGATTCGTTCATTGCCCCGCGCGAATTAAATCCGGACATACCCGCCACCCTGGAAAAGGTAATCCTGCGGTGTCTGGATAATGATCCGGATAAGCGTTACCCCATCATGAGCAGCGTGGTGCATGAGCTGAAGTCCGCACTGTATGTCAGTTAAGCATTTGCGGCCCGCCCAGCGAACCCAGCCAATCCCATGAGCATCGCTCCGAGCGACATAACCATTGCGGTGACGGTGTATAACCGGCGGGATTACATCCTGAAAGCGGTGGAGAGCGCGCTATCGCAAACCGTGCCAGTGCGCGTGATGGTGGTGGAAGACTGCGGCCCCGATGCGAGCCTGCGCGACTTGGTGCTGGCGAAGTTCGGGGATCGTATCACGTACTATCGCAGCCCGGTGCGGCACGGATTGTTCGGCAACTGGAACACCTGCCTGGAACAATGCCCGACGCCGTGGTTATCCATCCTCCACGACGACGATTACCTGGCCACGGACTTCATTGAAAACGCCATCCGCCTCGCGTCGGCCTTCCCGGATCGCGGTTTCTATTGCGGGCGCGGGCGTTACACGGATCAAACGGGCCAGGAGCATGGTTTTGGCTGTCCGCCGCTGTCCAAGGAGATGGAGGAACTGGATATGAACCAGTTTGCCGACCTAAATCTGACGTTGTTTCCCGGCACGTTGTTCCGTCCCAAGGACGCGAAGTCGCTGGGCGGCTTCCGCACCACGTCGCTGTTCTGCGGCGACTGGGAAATGTGGTTCAACCTGGCCTATCACTATGGCGGGGCGCGCACCAATGCCTGCATGGCGTTTGCGCGCAGCCATTTTCACGCCGAGCGCGGCACCACCAAGATTGAACTGCGCGGGCTGAAATTCTGTGTGGACTTCGTACAAGCCAAACGCAACTACCATTTGCTGCATCTGCGGGATTCAAAGGCGCGTTTCGACCGCGCCCGGCATCTGTCGCTGAACATCTTTCCGGCCAATGCCCTGCTTCGGCATGGGGCCGGATTCTCCCCGCGCATGTTGAAATATAATTGCGGAGTTTTTTTGCAAGCGCCACCCGAAACGTTTTCCCGTTCCTTGCTGAAAGGGTGCATCCGCCTGCTCGGCTGGCGCGGAGTCAAACTGTGCTCGCAAGTTTACCGAGCCGTGAAACGCCGCTAGCCACGTCCCGCAGACCGGCAACCAGATTGCGCCGGTTATTTTCCCGCGCTATCCCGGGATTCCAGTTTTCGCAACGCATCCCGGACTTGGGCCGCCTTCTCGTAATTCTCGTTCTGCAAGGCATCTGCCAGCGCCTGCTCCAAACGCTCGCGTTGGGAAAGCGGGCGCTTGGCGCGCAAGTCCGACAGCCAATCCTCCAACGATAGAATTTCCGCTGAATTATCCGCCAGGTCCGGCCGATCCGTTTCCCGGAAGAACCCGCGTAAATCCTCAATGCCTTCCTCCATGATGCGGATGGCCTCGGGATAGTCTTCCGTCGCCAGCACCTGCGCCGCCAAGGCGCGCGTGTGAATCATTACCACTTGGGGACGGAATTGAATCAGGCCCCAAGCCATCTCATCCGACTCGGCGTGCTCGTTGACAAAATTGAAGACTTCCAGATTGCGCTCCGTATCCCGCACCACCCCGCTGAAATCATTGAGTTGCAGCAGGCAAATACACCGGTGATGATATTGCAGCGCCTCCATCTGCAGGCGGGAGCAATCCTCGCCGGACAACGTGAAATCTTCGACATTGCCATCATGCTCCTGCTGGTGTTTTGCCAGGCGCTTGGCAAAAAACTCCCAAAGCGAAGGACACCCATTGGGGCGCTTTCCATCGGGCCGCCCCTCGACATTCATTTGGAGCAGTCCCAGATCCACGCGCAATTGAATTTTTTCCAGACCATCCGCCGCGACAAACCGCCGGACCATGACTTGTCCGGGCTGGTATTCCCAGCCATCTAGCAGTTGCGAAATGTCAAAACTCATGGCGATAATATGCAATCCAACCGGTCGCAAGTCAAAGGGTTGTTACGTGGACACCGGCGGTTTGGCTTTATGCCGGTCGTGATAGTGGGTATGCCGGAAGAGCCGATGGCGATTAATCCAGAGGTAGATCAAAATAAAGATATTCAGCAGCAGCAACCCCAGCATCAGCCAGGTGAAATGGTTCATCAGCTTGACGATTTCCATCGGGATGAAGATCGCAGATTCCGCAATCGCCAGATAGGCCGCCCAATAATACCGCAGGAACAGCCCAACTCCCTCGACCATGGCGAGCAACGCATAACTTAATATGCCGCCGGCCACCCACAACATGTTGGATTCCGTGATGGTGGATAACCATTTAAACGTACCGTCAAAGGCATGGAGTTTGGGGTCCTGATGAAACGTCAGCAACACGATGCTGAACGCCTCATGCAGGTCATCATCCGATAAACAGTACACCGCCCAAGCCACCAGAAAAAAGAAGAGTCCCTTGCCCAGTTTAAACGAGGCAATGCCGGACAAAGCCGCCGTGCGGTGGCCTTGCCCGTCCTGAGTGGCGTCCTGCGTTTTGCTCTCGTTCATCCGTATTCACGGGCAACCCGCCCGCGTATAAACATCAAGTTACTGAAGCTTTTGCAGCAGCAACGGCAGCAGATCGTCAATCTTGACGCGCTCCTGCTTCTGCGTGTCGCGATCGCGCAGCGTCACGGTATCCTTCAACTCCGGGGTTTCACCCAGCGTATCGAAGTCAATGGTGACACCAAACGGCGTGCCAGCCTCGTCCTGGCGCGCATACCGCCGGCCAATCGAGCCGGCCTCGTCGTAAAAGGCGGTCATCTTCACCCGCAACTGATTATAGATCGCGCGCGCCTTGGCCACGAGTTCCGGCTTATTCTTGAGCAGGGGGAATATCCCGACTTTGACGGGTGCCACGCGCGGATGAAACTTCATCACTACGCGCACTTCCTTTTTGCCCTTTTCATCCACGGTCTCCTCTTCGGAATAGGCGTTGCAGAGCAGCGCCAGGATCAGGCGATCCACCCCGGCGGAGGGTTCGATGACGTGCGGGATGAACAATCCCTTCGCGAGTTTCTCGAAATAGGTCTTGGTTTCGGCTTCTGCTTGCGCCTGGGCCTCTGCCTCGACGACTCCTTTTTTAATAAAGCCCGCGCGTTTGGCCGCGAGGAATTGGTCGCGCAACGCCTGCTTGCGGGTGTCGTCCAGCTTGGTCCAGGTCTGGCGCACTTCCTCGTCAAAGACTTCCATGCCTTTGCCGCTGTGTTTCTGGTGCTGCGTCAAATCAAAGTCACCGCGCGCCGCAATGCCTTCCAGTTCTTGCGTGCCGAACGGGAACTTATACAGCAAATCCACCGTGGCCCGGGCGTAATGCGCCAACTCCTCCGGTTTCTGCCAATACTCCTCCAACGACGTGCGCGGCAAACCAATGCTTTCGTAAAAGCTCAGGCGCTCTTCCACCCAATACTTGTGCCACATCTGCCAACCCCAGTTGGGCTTCGGTTCGCCCGGGTGCCCTGCCCCACTGACGCTGGCCACCTCGCCCACCTGGGCCGCCACCGTTTCATCCGGTTTGATGAAGAACTCCAGCTCCATTTGCTCAAACTCGCGCGAGCGGAATGTGAAGTTACGCGGCGTGACTTCGTTCCGAAACGCCTTGCCCATTTGCCCAATGCCAAACGGCACCTTCTGCCGCGACGTTTCCACCACGTTCTTGAACTGCGCGAAGATGGCTTGCGCGGTTTCCGGCCGCAGAAAGGCCACATTCTCCTCGTCCGCCACCGGCCCCACGTACGTCTTGAACATCAGGTTGAAGGGACGCGGCTCCGTCAGGAGCGAGCCATTCTCCGGGTTGAAGCGCTGGGAGTTTTCCACTTTTTCCATGCGCTCGCCCTGCAACTGCACATTCTGCAGCCCGCGCATCTGGTAGAACACCGTGGCGGTTTTGCGAGCGCTTTCCGGCGGTTTGCCAACCGGCAACAACACCGCATACGGCTCATTGTTCTCTTTGCCGGAAACCGCGTCCTTGGCGCCCGTGTAATAATAGGCGAGGCCGGATTGCGGATCAATCTGGTCAGCGCGAAAACGCTTCTTGGTCAGCAAGCAATCGCACATGGGATCACAAAAGGTGTCCACATGCCCCGAGGCGCGCCAAATCTTCGGATGCATGATGATCGTGGCCTCCAAGCCAACGACGTCATCCCGGAGGTGCACCATCGAGCGCCACCAAAGGTCTTTGACATTCCGCTTCAGTTCCGCCCCGAGTGGGCCGTAATCCCAAAAACCAT comes from the Verrucomicrobiota bacterium genome and includes:
- a CDS encoding glycine--tRNA ligase, translated to MAEPKQNELMEKIVSLCKRRGFVYQSSEIYGGINGFWDYGPLGAELKRNVKDLWWRSMVHLRDDVVGLEATIIMHPKIWRASGHVDTFCDPMCDCLLTKKRFRADQIDPQSGLAYYYTGAKDAVSGKENNEPYAVLLPVGKPPESARKTATVFYQMRGLQNVQLQGERMEKVENSQRFNPENGSLLTEPRPFNLMFKTYVGPVADEENVAFLRPETAQAIFAQFKNVVETSRQKVPFGIGQMGKAFRNEVTPRNFTFRSREFEQMELEFFIKPDETVAAQVGEVASVSGAGHPGEPKPNWGWQMWHKYWVEERLSFYESIGLPRTSLEEYWQKPEELAHYARATVDLLYKFPFGTQELEGIAARGDFDLTQHQKHSGKGMEVFDEEVRQTWTKLDDTRKQALRDQFLAAKRAGFIKKGVVEAEAQAQAEAETKTYFEKLAKGLFIPHVIEPSAGVDRLILALLCNAYSEEETVDEKGKKEVRVVMKFHPRVAPVKVGIFPLLKNKPELVAKARAIYNQLRVKMTAFYDEAGSIGRRYARQDEAGTPFGVTIDFDTLGETPELKDTVTLRDRDTQKQERVKIDDLLPLLLQKLQ
- a CDS encoding serine/threonine-protein kinase; amino-acid sequence: MAFDPNKDMNEGAKGQPRPFGRFYLHELINSGGMADIWVATDAQGQTYALRRMHDKFRFNFIARGRFTRGCEILASLPPHEGIVRYLDHGKMESTLYLLMEYVESSNLKLLQARNDPLFSENIANILIDMSVALEHMHDNHVMHLDFKPENVIMTRSGAIRLVDFDLCQPIPEKPKKTSRNPGTPHYMAPEQLQRKPMDHRADIFAFGVTAYELLTYQKPFPGETPDEVLRRQLARTDSFIAPRELNPDIPATLEKVILRCLDNDPDKRYPIMSSVVHELKSALYVS
- a CDS encoding DUF2127 domain-containing protein; its protein translation is MNESKTQDATQDGQGHRTAALSGIASFKLGKGLFFFLVAWAVYCLSDDDLHEAFSIVLLTFHQDPKLHAFDGTFKWLSTITESNMLWVAGGILSYALLAMVEGVGLFLRYYWAAYLAIAESAIFIPMEIVKLMNHFTWLMLGLLLLNIFILIYLWINRHRLFRHTHYHDRHKAKPPVST
- a CDS encoding glycosyltransferase family 2 protein, whose protein sequence is MSIAPSDITIAVTVYNRRDYILKAVESALSQTVPVRVMVVEDCGPDASLRDLVLAKFGDRITYYRSPVRHGLFGNWNTCLEQCPTPWLSILHDDDYLATDFIENAIRLASAFPDRGFYCGRGRYTDQTGQEHGFGCPPLSKEMEELDMNQFADLNLTLFPGTLFRPKDAKSLGGFRTTSLFCGDWEMWFNLAYHYGGARTNACMAFARSHFHAERGTTKIELRGLKFCVDFVQAKRNYHLLHLRDSKARFDRARHLSLNIFPANALLRHGAGFSPRMLKYNCGVFLQAPPETFSRSLLKGCIRLLGWRGVKLCSQVYRAVKRR